The Cylindrospermum stagnale PCC 7417 genome segment GCTTTTTTTAATTGCTCATGCGGCTCCCAGTCTTGCGGTGACGGTGTAGACTGACTCCACCATTTGGCTCCTTGTTGCAACCAATTTTGCCGCAGTTCCTCTATGGAACACTCATCATCATCATGACCAAACTCTACTCCACAGGAGGGACATATCTCATATGATGCTGTCCCATCCTCTCCATATGGAGGTTCTTGCAGTTGGTCATATCCACATACTGGGCATAAATACACGGCTGTCATCTCCCTAATTTTTCATCTGTTTGACTTTTTCACTTGATTTGATTGTCAAAATACGGTTTCCCTTTTGATGGTACGAACATGGACAATATATTCGTTCCATCCGTGACTACAAACTGTCCAGTTGCATTCTTCCAATAATAGGTCTTACTACCCTTTGTACCTGTTTCATCATAACCACCATTCACGATATTTATAGCCGCTTGCTCATATGTAGCACTGTCTGCATATGAATCTCCAGCATCATTCTGCGTTGTCACATGCTTTTGATAATGGCTATCCAAGAAACTCTGATCTTTAAACTCTCCCGGCTTACCTGCACATTGGACTGTGGATTTGTCGGGAGAGGATAGAACTTGGGAGAGCGAAGAACTTTGCAATAATTGGTTTCCACTCTGCTGCACAACATGAGTCAACTCATGGGCAATCAACTCCTGTCCTCCCTTACTTCCAGGATTATATTCTCCACCTCTAAAGAATAAATCCTGACCTGTTGTAAACGCCCTAGCCTGAATTGATTGATTCAATTGGTCAGATTTACTATCTGTGTGAATCTTCACCCCACTGAAGTCAGCCCCAAAAGCTTTTTCCATCGGTTCCCGAACATTTTCTGCCAGTGGCTGTCCGCTACCCTTTGCCCCTTGAATGGATTCTTCAATATCTGGTGTGGCAGCTGTGCCACCCTCACTAGAAAGACGTTGCACCATTGATTTGGCTTGAACAGGTTCTTCCTCTTCCGGAGTTTGACGCTGGATAGTCTCAGAAAGAGATTTGGCTTGCACCTCTTCCTCTTCCGGAGTTTGACGCTGGATAGTCTCAGAAAGAGATTTGGCTTGAACAGGTTCTTCCTCTTCCGGAGTTTGACGCTGGATAGTCTCAGAAAGAGCTTTGGCTTGCACCTCTTCCTCTTCCGGAGTTTGACGCTGGATAGTCTCAGAAAGAGATTTGGCTTGAACAGGTTCTTCCTCTTCTGGTGTTTGGCGCTGGATAGTCTCAGAAAGAGATTTGGCTTGAACAGGTTCTTCCTCTTCTGGTGTTTGACGCTGGATAGTCTCAGAAAGAGATTTGGCTTGAACAGGTTCTTCCTCTTCTGGTGTTTGACGCTGGATAGTCTCAGAA includes the following:
- a CDS encoding DUF4157 domain-containing protein, with the protein product MYSREHRTAKSSSNSSDRPAANQFAPRRFVVQPKTEEVLPVQDQTPDAQAKAEGLKEVGHSFLDGVKLAPRSTPAKTPRIQMKLSIGQPGDKYEQEADKMAHEVVQRISAPESQSVQRQTPEEEEPVQAKSLSETIQRQTPEEEEPVQAKSLSETIQRQTPEEEEPVQAKSLSETIQRQTPEEEEPVQAKSLSETIQRQTPEEEEPVQAKSLSETIQRQTPEEEEPVQAKSLSETIQRQTPEEEEVQAKALSETIQRQTPEEEEPVQAKSLSETIQRQTPEEEEVQAKSLSETIQRQTPEEEEPVQAKSMVQRLSSEGGTAATPDIEESIQGAKGSGQPLAENVREPMEKAFGADFSGVKIHTDSKSDQLNQSIQARAFTTGQDLFFRGGEYNPGSKGGQELIAHELTHVVQQSGNQLLQSSSLSQVLSSPDKSTVQCAGKPGEFKDQSFLDSHYQKHVTTQNDAGDSYADSATYEQAAINIVNGGYDETGTKGSKTYYWKNATGQFVVTDGTNILSMFVPSKGKPYFDNQIK